Proteins from a single region of Haemorhous mexicanus isolate bHaeMex1 chromosome 4, bHaeMex1.pri, whole genome shotgun sequence:
- the NEUROG2 gene encoding neurogenin-2 has translation MLVKAEVLALPAEDELLLLGLGSPAPSPSLPSSAEEEEEEEEEEEEELRAAPPARPVEAPGGRGLRRAEGKRRPGRSRGAPRAARTAETAQRIKRSRRLKANNRERNRMHNLNAALDALRDVLPTFPEDAKLTKIETLRFAHNYIWALTETLRLAGAARLGPDGAAAAAVPAEGSPSPASSWSGGAASPAPSASPYACTLSPASPAGSASDPEHWPGRFAPGPPPPLPRRCL, from the coding sequence ATGCTGGTGAAGGCGGAGGTCCTGGCGCTGCCCGCCGAGGacgagctgctgctgctggggctgggctcgcCCGCCCCCTCGCCCTCGCTGCCGTCCAGcgccgaggaggaggaggaagaggaggaggaggaggaggaggagctgcgcGCCGCCCCGCCGGCTCGCCCCGTCGAGGCTCCGGGCGGCCGCGGGCTGCGGCGGGCGGAGGGGAAGCGGCGGCCGGGGCGGTCCCGCGGCGCCCCGCGGGCGGCGCGCACGGCGGAGACGGCGCAGCGCATCAAGCGGAGCCGGCGGCTCAAGGCCAACAACCGCGAGCGCAACCGGATGCACAACCTGAACGCGGCGCTGGACGCCCTCCGCGACGTGCTGCCCACCTTCCCCGAGGACGCCAAGCTCACCAAGATCGAGACGCTCCGCTTCGCCCACAACTACATCTGGGCGCTCACCGAGACCCTGCGGCTGGCCGGGGCGGCGCGGCTCGGCCCCGACGGGGCGGCTGCAGCGGCGGTGCCCGCCGAGGGCAGCCCCTCGCCCGCCTCCTCCTGGAGCGGCGGCGCCGCCAGCCCCGCGCCCTCCGCCTCCCCGTACGCCTGCACTTTATCGCCCGCCAGCCCTGCGGGCTCCGCCTCGGATCCCGAGCACTGGCCCGGCCGCTtcgccccggggccgccgccgccgctgccccgccgctgcctctag